A portion of the Chiroxiphia lanceolata isolate bChiLan1 chromosome 10, bChiLan1.pri, whole genome shotgun sequence genome contains these proteins:
- the SUCNR1 gene encoding succinate receptor 1, which translates to MAVNETSDCLLTNRVLEKYYLSTMYTLEFILGFIGNTIVVFGYIFCLKKWKSGNIYLFNLSLSDLLFLCTLPVLVNSYSHDQWAKQDILCHSNKFLLHANLYSSILFLTAVSVDRYMLIKHPFRGHVLQQRRTAVLVSVAIWVGVILELLPLVYFLEPLTPANNYKCLDYASSGDPAENLIYSMFLTVFGFLIPLLIMCCFYVKMVRFLKNRSEQLSSPLTLEKPLTLVVLTVVIFSLLFTPYHVMRNVRLASRIPALNVPECTQGIISTIYVITRPIAFLNSAINPVFYFLMGDHFREMLMAKTGQLLRRLTVTRK; encoded by the coding sequence GCTGTGAATGAGACCAGTGACTGCTTGTTGACAAACAGAGTCCTAGAAAAGTATTATCTCTCCACCATGTATACCCTTGAGTTCATTTTAGGCTTCATTGGAAACACCATTGTGGTGTTTGGCTATATCTTCTGcctgaaaaaatggaaaagtggCAACATCTACCTGTTCAATTTATCCCTATCAGATTTGTTATTTCTCTGCACTCTGCCAGTATTGGTGAACAGCTACTCCCACGATCAGTGGGCAAAGCAGGACATCCTGTGCCACAGCAACAAATTCCTGCTGCATGCCAACCTGTACAGCAGCATCCTCTTCCTCACTGCTGTCAGCGTTGACCGGTACATGCTCATAAAACACCCCTTCAGGGGCCACGTCCTTCAGCAGAGGAGAACAGCTGTCCTGGTGTCCGTTGCCATCTGGGTCGGGGTgatcctggagctgctgccgcTGGTGTATTTCCTGGAGCCTCTGACACCTGCCAATAATTACAAGTGTCTTGATTATGCGAGTTCTGGAGACCCCGCAGAAAACCTCATCTACAGCATGTTCCTGACTGTCTTTGGGTTCCTCATCCCTCTCTTGATCATGTGCTGCTTCTACGTGAAGATGGTTCGTTTTCTTAAAAACAGGAGTGAGCAACTCAGCTCTCCCCTGACCCTCGAGAAGCCTCTCACCCTCGTGGTCCTCACCGTGGTGatcttctccctgctcttcaCTCCCTACCACGTCATGCGCAACGTCCGCCTCGCTTCCCGCATCCCGGCCCTGAACGTCCCCGAGTGCACGCAGGGCATCATCAGCACCATTTACGTCATCACGAGACCCATTGCCTTTCTAAATAGTGCCATTAATCCCGTTTTCTATTTCCTCATGGGTGACCACTTCAGAGAGATGCTGATGGCCAAAACAGGGCAGCTCTTGCGCAGGCTGACGGTCACCAGGAAGTGA